From a single Saccharomyces kudriavzevii IFO 1802 strain IFO1802 genome assembly, chromosome: 15 genomic region:
- the TSR3 gene encoding ribosome biogenesis protein TSR3 (similar to Saccharomyces cerevisiae TSR3 (YOR006C); ancestral locus Anc_6.19) — protein sequence MGKGKNKTHEPKNERQQRGANGHSARQNHKHMEMKYDKSEKMKFPVKLAMWDFDHCDPKRCSGKKLERLGLIRSLRVGQKFQGVVVSPNGQGVVCPNDLEIVEQHGASVVECSWARLEEVPFNKIGGKYERLLPYLVAANQVNYGRPWRLNCVEALAACFAIVGKMDWASELLSHFSWGLGFLDLNKELLEIYQRCTDADSVKKAEKEWLEKLEMETQERKSHTKKTDIWMMGNINRRGNGVQSDELESGEDSEQSGLENSEQPIEYDALGNAIHVDSVKSRIMLSGVSEDEESDFGENEKPVNYDSLGNLI from the coding sequence ATGGGAAAAGGTAAGAATAAGACGCACGAAcctaaaaatgaaagacaACAGAGAGGCGCTAATGGGCACAGTGCAAGGCAAAACCACAAGCACATGGAAATGAAGTATGATAAATCggaaaagatgaaatttccTGTTAAACTGGCTATGTGGGATTTTGACCATTGTGATCCGAAAAGGTGCAGCGGCAAGAAACTCGAAAGGTTGGGTTTAATCAGATCATTAAGAGTGGggcaaaaatttcaaggtGTTGTGGTTTCACCAAACGGTCAGGGCGTAGTTTGTCCCAATGATCTCGAGATTGTTGAACAACATGGTGCCTCAGTTGTTGAATGTTCTTGGGCCCGTTTAGAAGAAGTGCCTTTCAACAAAATAGGCGGTAAGTATGAAAGATTGCTGCCATATTTGGTGGCTGCTAATCAAGTCAATTACGGGAGACCGTGGAGGCTTAATTGTGTTGAGGCATTGGCTGCTTGTTTCGCTATTGTTGGTAAAATGGATTGGGCAAGCGAATTGCTGTCGCATTTCTCGTGGGGACTGGGATTTTTAGATTTAAACAAAGAATTGCTTGAAATTTATCAGCGCTGTACCGATGCTGACTCTGTAAAGAaagctgaaaaagaatggtTGGAGAAGTTAGAAATGGAAACTCAAGAGCGTAAATCTCACACTAAAAAGACAGATATATGGATGATGGGTAACATAAATAGGAGAGGTAATGGAGTGCAATCTGATGAATTAGAAAGCGGAGAAGACTCGGAGCAATCGGGGTTGGAAAATAGCGAACAACCCATTGAATATGACGCTCTCGGTAACGCCATTCATGTCGATTCCGTAAAGAGCCGAATAATGCTATCTGGGGTATccgaagatgaagaaagcGATTTTGGAGAGAATGAAAAGCCTGTGAACTATGACTCTTTAGGTAATTTAATATAA
- the YSP3 gene encoding putative subtilisin-like protease YSP3 (similar to Saccharomyces cerevisiae PRB1 (YEL060C) and YSP3 (YOR003W); ancestral locus Anc_6.14) encodes MKLFNILLILCAGGTLCMIIPELNEIAYYSETFENFRNAKAQDGLGQQNIENLHLGRQKVLRGSKSLPYRYIIVFNEDITNRLIESHTQMIQKAQKVSVSKITEDDSFLRTVSASASPNPQFGGIDISFDINGLFRGYTGYFTDEVIEIVFQDPLVKFIEHESTVRISNSSRQEDAPWGLHRISHRERAKYGQDLEYLYEDAAGTGVTSYVLDTGIDTEHEDFEGRAKWGAVIPENDEASDLNGHGTHCAGIIGSRHFGVAKNTNILAVKVLRSNGEGTVSDVIKGIEYVAKNHIASSKKRGSKFKGSTANLSLGSSKSPAMEMAVNAAVDCGVHFAIAAGNEDEDACLSSPAGAEKSITVGASTFSDDRAFFSNWGTCVDVFAPGINIMSTYIGSRNATLSLSGTSMAAPHVAGILSYLLSLQPAQDSEFFYDTVSPQQLKEKILKFSTRGVLGDVNEETPNRLVYNGGGKKLDEFWRF; translated from the coding sequence ATGAAGCTTTTTAACATCCTACTTATACTCTGTGCGGGCGGTACTCTCTGCATGATCATCCCTGAATTAAACGAAATAGCTTATTACTCTGAAACGTTCGAGAACTTCCGCAATGCAAAGGCTCAAGATGGCTTAGGACAACAAAATATTGAGAATCTTCACTTAGGAAGACAAAAAGTCCTTCGCGGGTCGAAATCGCTTCCCTATCGATATATCATAGTCttcaatgaagatattACAAACCGACTCATTGAGTCACATACGCAGATGATACAGAAAGCGCAAAAGGTCTCCGTCAGTAAAATTACAGAAGATGACTCATTTTTAAGGACAGTGTCCGCTTCAGCATCACCTAATCCGCAATTTGGAGGTattgatatttctttcGACATAAACGGATTATTTCGAGGTTATACTGGCTATTTCACAGATGAAGTCATCGAAATAGTTTTCCAGGATCCACTTGTCAAATTCATTGAGCATGAGAGCACAGTAAGAATATCCAACTCCTCAAGACAAGAGGACGCCCCATGGGGATTACATCGAATTTCTCATAGAGAAAGAGCAAAATACGGTCAAGATTTGGAGTATTTATACGAAGATGCTGCAGGAACAGGAGTTACATCGTATGTACTCGATACAGGAATTGATACGGAGCACGAGGATTTTGAAGGGCGTGCCAAGTGGGGGGCTGTTATACCTGAGAACGACGAGGCTTCTGATTTGAATGGCCATGGAACTCATTGCGCAGGAATTATTGGTTCCAGGCATTTCGGTGTGGCTAAAAATACGAACATTTTAGCGGTAAAGGTTCTTCGTTCAAATGGTGAAGGGACAGTCTCGGACGTTATTAAAGGTATAGAGTATGTTGCTAAGAATCATATAGCATCATCAAAGAAGAGAGGTTCAAAATTTAAAGGATCCACCGCTAATCTTTCTTTAGGAAGTAGTAAATCACCAGCAATGGAAATGGCTGTGAATGCGGCTGTCGATTGCGGTGTTCATTTTGCTATTGCAGCGGggaatgaagatgaagatgccTGCCTTAGCTCGCCAGCCGGGGCCGAAAAAAGCATTACCGTTGGTGCTTCAACATTTAGTGACGACAGAGCATTCTTTTCGAATTGGGGCACATGCGTCGATGTGTTTGCTCCGGGTATAAATATTATGTCTACCTATATTGGCTCAAGAAATGCAACTCTAAGTTTATCGGGTACTTCAATGGCGGCACCTCATGTTGCTGGCATTTTAAGTTACCTTCTTTCATTACAGCCTGCACAAGACAGTGAGTTTTTCTATGACACCGTTTCACCTCAacaattgaaagaaaagattcTAAAATTTAGTACGCGTGGAGTACTGGGTGATGTCAATGAAGAGACTCCTAATAGGTTGGTATACAATGGCGGAGGTAAAAAACTGGACGAGTTTTGGAGGTTCTAA
- the DNL4 gene encoding DNA ligase (ATP) DNL4 (similar to Saccharomyces cerevisiae DNL4 (YOR005C); ancestral locus Anc_6.18): protein MTPAPEFIPEPQNFAPSPDFKWLCEELFVRIDNVRINGTAGTGKSASFKYYEIISNFVESWRKGVGNNIYPALVLALPYRDRRIYNIKDYILIRTICSYLKLPRNSVTEQRLKSWKQRVSRARNLSSLLVEEIAKRRPEPNGKSITIDGVNDYLDELSKERSISGRGFKDLVNSKPFLSCLESMSFVELKYFFDIVLKNRVIGGQEHRFLNCWHPDAQDYLSVVSDLKVVTSKLYDPRVRLKNDDLSIKVGFAFAPQLAKKVSLPYEKICRALHNDFLIEEKMDGERIQVHYMNYGKSIKFFSRRGIDYTYLYGASLSSGTISQYLKLTNTVKECVLDGEMVTFDSTRKVILPFGLVKGSAKGVLSCSDINNSDFRPLYMVFDLLYLNEISLAPLPLHQRKKYLSSILTPFKNVVEIVQSTRCYDVQSVKNSLEVAISLGSEGVVLKYYNSSYNIASRNYNWIKVKPEYLEEFGENLDLIIIGRDSGKKDSFMLGLLVIDEREMEERDQELSSSEVVNDSKIEQDVINSKKKVKKVLSFCSVANGISHEEFKEINRRTRGHWKRTSDFSPPSILQFGSRIPAEWIEPSDSIVLEIKSRSLDNTETSIRRYATSCTLYGGYCRRIRYDKDWTDCYTLAQLYEDRPIKSKPNQQDENFQLQLAHKKRKRALISDPFHQIREQKLISSIFAGLFFYVLSDYVTKDTGVRITRAGLEDAIVKHGGKLIHNVILKRHCIGDVRLISCKTTIECRILIDRGYDIVHPSWVMDCIAYKQLIFIEPSYCFSVSHKLREVAEKRVDCLGDSFENNISERKLSLLFKSRQDLSSIGEIGIDSEAQVIPLFLFSNRIVYIPRTKTGLREEKLLEMKIRLFGGEITGQQSLCNLIIIPYVDSSRRKDCIEKVNEQIKEQMKASHTVPKVARIVSPGWVDHSINENCQVPEEDFPVVNCG from the coding sequence ATGACACCAGCACCAGAGTTCATACCTGAGcctcaaaattttgcaCCTAGTCCGGATTTTAAGTGGCTTTGTGAAGAGTTATTTGTGAGAATAGATAATGTTCGAATTAATGGGACTGCAGGAACTGGTAAATCGGcatctttcaaatactACGAAATAATATCGAATTTTGTCGAGTCGTGGAGAAAAGGGGTAGGAAACAATATATACCCAGCGTTAGTCCTTGCTCTCCCCTACCGTGACAGACGGATTTATAACATTAAGGACTATATATTAATAAGAACTATATGCTCTTACTTGAAGTTACCAAGGAATTCGGTGACAGAACAACGATTGAAAAGCTGGAAACAGCGCGTAAGTAGGGCTAGAAATCTCTCCTCTCTTCTTGTGGAAGAAATAGCCAAAAGGAGGCCTGAACCAAATGGAAAATCCATTACAATTGATGGTGTCAATGATTATCTAGATGAATTAAGCAAAGAAAGGAGCATCTCTGGACGGGGATTTAAGGACCTTGTAAATTCAAAGCCTTTCTTGAGCTGTCTGGAAAGTATGAGCTTTGTTGagttgaaatatttttttgatatcgTGCTTAAAAATAGAGTAATTGGGGGACAAGAGCACAGATTCTTAAATTGTTGGCATCCTGACGCTCAAGACTACCTCAGTGTTGTATCAGATCTAAAGGTGGTAACTTCAAAACTTTACGATCCAAGAGTCCGTCTAAAGAATGATGATTTAAGTATAAAGGTTGGCTTTGCATTCGCACCACAGTTGGCCAAGAAGGTAAGTCTTCCATATGAAAAGATATGCCGTGCATTACATaacgattttttgattgaagaaaaaatggacgGTGAACGAATTCAAGTTCATTATATGAACTATGGTAAATCCATAAAATTCTTTAGTAGGCGAGGAATTGACTACACCTATCTGTACGGAGCAAGTCTATCATCGGGAACTATATCACAGTATTTAAAGCTCACAAATACTGTTAAGGAATGCGTTTTGGATGGTGAAATGGTTACATTTGATTCAACGAGAAAAGTAATTCTTCCATTCGGCCTTGTGAAAGGAAGTGCAAAAGGAGTGCTGTCTTGTAGTGACATAAACAACAGTGATTTCCGCCCTCTTTATATGGTGTTTGATCTGTTATACCTCAACGAGATCTCATTGGCTCCGCTACCCCTTCATCAAAGGAAGAAGTACCTGAGCAGCATTTTAACACCCTTTAAAAATGTTGTAGAGATAGTACAGTCTACTAGATGTTATGATGTCCAATCGGTAAAAAATTCTCTGGAAGTTGCCATTTCACTAGGTTCGGAAGGTGTTGTTTTGAAGTATTATAATTCTAGTTATAATATAGCCAGTCGAAATTACAACTGGATTAAGGTGAAACCTGAATATTTAGAGGAGTTTGGGGAAAATCTAGACCTAATAATAATCGGCAGGGACTCTGGAAAGAAGGATTCGTTTATGCTAGGATTACTCGTGATAGATGAACGAGAAATGGAAGAAAGGGATCAAGAGCTCTCTAGTTCCGAAGTCGTAAACgattcaaaaatagaacAAGATGtgataaattcaaagaagaaagtgaaaaaagttctttcattttgttcTGTTGCTAACGGAATATCTCATGAGgaatttaaagaaatcaatCGCAGAACCAGAGGGCATTGGAAAAGAACGTCCGATTTTTCTCCTCCTTCTATTTTACAGTTTGGCTCAAGAATACCTGCCGAATGGATTGAGCCTAGCGATTCTATTGTTTTAGAAATCAAGTCGCGGTCTTTAGATAACACTGAAACAAGTATACGGAGATACGCTACCAGCTGCACTTTGTACGGAGGTTATTGTAGAAGAATACGGTACGACAAAGACTGGACAGATTGTTATACACTCGCTCAGTTGTATGAGGATAGGCCGATTAAATCTAAGCCTAACCAGCAAGATGAGAACTTTCAACTTCAACTGGCAcacaaaaagagaaagagagcACTAATTTCAGAtccttttcatcaaatcaGGGAACAAAAGCTAATTTCAAGCATTTTTGCCggattatttttttatgttctCTCTGATTACGTTACTAAGGATACGGGAGTGCGGATTACGCGGGCAGGACTTGAGGATGCTATAGTAAAACATGGTGGCAAGCTGATACATAATGTGATTTTGAAACGCCACTGTATTGGAGACGTTCGTCTTATCAGTTGTAAAACTACCATAGAATGTAGAATTTTGATTGATCGAGGGTATGATATAGTGCATCCAAGTTGGGTAATGGATTGTATAGCATACAAGCAGCTCATTTTTATCGAACCGAGTTATTGCTTTAGTGTTTCCCACAAATTGAGAGAAGTTGCAGAAAAAAGGGTAGATTGCTTGGGCGatagttttgaaaataatatttcGGAAAGGAAACTGTCATTACTGTTCAAATCACGGCAAGACCTATCATCAATAGGGGAGATTGGGATAGATTCCGAAGCCCAGGTAATTCcgttatttttgttttccaatAGAATAGTGTACATCCCGCGCACCAAGACTGGACTGAGAGAGGAGAAGCTCTTGGAAATGAAGATTAGGTTATTCGGCGGTGAAATAACGGGTCAACAGTCTCTTTGTAACCTGATTATTATACCATATGTAGATTCTTCTCGAAGGAAAGATTGTATAGAGAAGGTAAATGAACAAATAAAAGAGCAGATGAAGGCTTCTCATACAGTACCCAAAGTGGCAAGAATTGTTTCCCCTGGATGGGTGGATCATTCGATAAATGAAAACTGTCAAGTTCCCGAAGAAGATTTTCCAGTGGTCAACTGCGGATAG
- the UTP23 gene encoding rRNA-binding ribosome biosynthesis protein UTP23 (similar to Saccharomyces cerevisiae UTP23 (YOR004W); ancestral locus Anc_6.15) — protein sequence MRQKRAKSYRKQLLVYSHTFKFREPYQVLVDNQLVSECSGSNFNLPSGLKRTLQADVKVMITQCCIQALYETRNEGAIDLAKQFERRRCNHSFKDPKSPAECIESVVDVNGANKHRYVVASQDIHLRRKLRTVPGVPLIHLTRSVMIMEPLSTASAKESKKTEEQKLFKGLNDPNVEKTEKVSSESGKESAPKKRKIGPKAPNPLSVKKKKTSQPSNETKGEDDAFKEKKRRRKHKSSTNKSAINGTTVLQVQPSSD from the coding sequence ATGCGTCAAAAGAGAGCCAAATCGTATAGAAAACAACTTCTTGTTTACAGCCACACTTTTAAATTTCGCGAGCCGTACCAGGTTCTGGTTGATAATCAACTAGTATCAGAGTGCAGTGGTTCTAATTTCAATCTACCGAGTGGATTGAAAAGAACGTTGCAAGCAGACGTAAAAGTTATGATCACACAGTGTTGTATACAAGCGTTGTATGAAACTAGAAATGAAGGTGCAATTGATTTGGCAAAACAGTTCGAAAGACGTCGTTGTAATCATTCCTTTAAAGACCCAAAATCACCAGCTGAGTGTATCGAAAGTGTTGTTGACGTCAACGGTGCAAATAAACATAGATATGTAGTTGCTTCTCAGGACATACATCTGAGAAGGAAGCTGAGGACCGTCCCAGGTGTTCCGCTAATCCATTTAACCAGATCTGTCATGATCATGGAGCCACTTAGTACGGCGAGTGCTAAGGAAAGCAAGAAGACCGAAGAACAGAAATTGTTTAAAGGGCTCAACGACCcaaatgttgaaaaaacagaaaaagtTAGTAGTGAATCAGGGAAGGAATCCGCGCccaagaaaaggaagattgGCCCAAAGGCTCCTAATCCACTAagtgtaaaaaaaaaaaagactagTCAACCTAGTAATGAGACGAAAGGCGAGGATGACGCTTttaaagagaagaaaagaagaaggaaacaTAAAAGTAGCACTAATAAATCCGCAATAAACGGGACGACAGTGCTGCAAGTTCAACCCTCTTCAGATTAG